A DNA window from Solanum lycopersicum chromosome 3, SLM_r2.1 contains the following coding sequences:
- the LOC101245628 gene encoding beta-glucuronosyltransferase GlcAT14A-like codes for MWYNKQMRLFTIFCSKMKKLNLKYPAITERKWIFPLAIASPLFLFIFFITTLISPNATTPPSSASIFVESKLQFLPISKLSSPPRFAYLVSGSAGDGAMLKRTLQALYHPNNQYVVHLDADSSPQERLHLHKFVVNNPIFRKFNNVRMITKANLVTYRGPTMVANTLHAAAILLKQGGQWDWFINLSASDYPLVTQDDLIHAFSDLPRDLNFIDHTSDIGWKEFQRAKPIIIDPGLYMNKKSDVFWITQRRSVPTAFKLFTGSAWMALSRPFIDFCIWGWDNLPRTVLMYYANFISTPEGYFHTVVCNAQEFRNTTVNSDLHFISWDNPPKQHPHYLTLGDMQKMVDSNAPFARKFHQDDPVLDKIDNELLFRGQGMFVPGGWCTGSLENGTDPCSVVGNATVLRPTAGAKRVKTLTGSLLSNDSFRPRQCI; via the exons ATGTGGTATAATAAGCAAATGAGGTTGTTCACCATTTTTTGTAGTAAGATGAAGAAGCTGAACCTGAAATACCCAGCAATAACTGAGCGTAAGTGGATATTTCCACTTGCTATTGCTTCTCCACTtttcctcttcatcttcttcatcactaCCTTAATTTCACCAAATGCCACTACTCCTCCTTCCTCCGCCTCCATTTTCGTCGAATCAAAGCTTCAATTCTTACCCATTTCCAAACTGTCATCCCCTCCACGTTTTGCTTATCTCGTCTCCGGCTCCGCTGGTGACGGTGCCATGCTGAAGAGAACCCTTCAAGCTCTTTACCATCCAAATAACCAGTATGTAGTTCATCTTGATGCTGACTCATCGCCTCAAGAGAGGCTTCATTTGCATAAATTTGTTGTCAATAATCCAATTTTTAGGAAATTCAACAATGTGCGTATGATTACTAAAGCTAATCTTGTGACTTATCGTGGACCAACTATGGTAGCTAATACACTCCATGCTGCTGCTATATTGTTGAAACAAGGTGGGCAATGGGATTGGTTTATTAACCTCAGTGCTTCTGATTACCCACTTGTTACTCAAGATG ATCTTATTCATGCATTTTCGGATTTACCACGGGATCTTAACTTCATTGATCATACTAGTGATATTGGATGGAAAGA GTTTCAGAGGGCGAAGCCAATCATCATTGATCCGGGGTTGTACATGAACAAGAAATCTGATGTTTTCTGGATTACACAGAGAAGAAGTGTGCCAACAGCTTTCAAGCTTTTTACAG GGTCTGCTTGGATGGCCCTTTCTCGACCCTTTATTGACTTCTGCATATGGGGATGGGACAACTTGCCTCGAACTGTACTTATGTACTATGCAAATTTCATCTCAACTCCAGAAGGTTATTTCCACACTGTTGTTTGTAATGCTCAGGAGTTCCGCAATACCACAGTAAACAGTGATCTACACTTTATATCGTGGGATAACCCTCCAAAGCAGCATCCTCATTACCTTACTCTTGGTGACATGCAAAAGATGGTTGACAGCAATGCCCCATTTGCGAGAAAGTTTCATCAAGATGATCCAGTGCTTGACAAGATTGACAATGAACTACTGTTTCGAGGTCAAGGCATGTTTGTCCCCGGTGGTTGGTGTACAGGGAGTCTAGAGAATGGGACAGATCCATGCTCCGTAGTGGGTAATGCCACAGTCCTTAGACCTACTGCTGGGGCAAAGAGAGTGAAAACTTTGACAGGCTCTCTCTTATCAAATGACAGTTTTCGACCCAGGCAGTGCATATAA
- the LOC101245336 gene encoding FT-interacting protein 1, with protein sequence MGNEQPSNPQDDYKAKETKPQLGERWPHGGFRGGGGWISSDRVTSTYDLVEQMHFLYVRVVKARDLPPNPVTGSCDPYVEVKLGNYKGKTKHFDKKVNPEWKQVFAFSKEKIQSSVIEVFVRDKEMVQRDDYLGKVVFDMNEVPTRVPPDSPLAPQWYRLEDRRGESKVRGEVMLAVWMGTQADEAFSEAWHADAALVHGEGVHSVRSKVYVSPKLWYLRVNIIESQDVESLDKTQPPQVFVKAQVGKQVLKTKVCQTRTTNPFWNEDLLFVAAEPFEEQLVLTVECKAGPSKDEIAGRLVLPLNTFEKRLDHRPVHSRWFNLERFGFGVLEGDRRHERKFSTRIHLRACLEGGYHVLDESTMYISDQRPTARQLWKQPVGILEVGILSAQGLVPIKAKDGRKTTDAYCVAKYGLKWVRTRTILDNLSPKWNEQYTWEVYDPCTVITLGVFDNGHLGAENSGKDSRIGKVRIRLSTLETDRIYTMSYPLLVLQPSGVKKMGELQLAFRFTCLSLANIIYLYGHPLLPKMHYLHPFTVNQVDSLRYQAMNIVAVRLGRAEPPLHKEVVEYMLDVDSHMWSMRRSKANFFRIVSLFSGLISMSKWLGEVCKWKNPITTVLVHLLFCILICYPELILPTMFLYMFLIGIWNHRSRPRQPQHMDTKLSWAEAVISDELDEEFDTFPTSKPENTVKMRYDRLRSVAGRIQTVIGDMATQGERFQALLSWRDPRATSLFIVFCLIAAVILYVTPFKIIALLAALLYLRHPKFRSKMPSPPCNFFRRLPARADSML encoded by the coding sequence ATGGGCAATGAACAGCCTTCTAACCCCCAAGATGACTATAAAGCAAAAGAAACAAAACCTCAACTTGGGGAACGGTGGCCACATGGAGGATTTCGAGGTGGAGGTGGATGGATTAGCAGTGACAGAGTCACAAGCACTTATGATCTTGTTGAACAGATGCATTTTCTTTATGTTCGAGTTGTTAAAGCAAGAGACCTACCGCCAAACCCTGTGACAGGGAGTTGTGATCCTTATGTCGAGGTCAAACTCGGAAACTATAAAGGCAAAACAAAGCACTTCGATAAGAAGGTAAACCCTGAGTGGAAGCAAGTGTTTGCTTTTTCCAAAGAGAAGATTCAGTCTTCAGTTATCGAAGTTTTTGTAAGAGACAAAGAGATGGTGCAGAGAGATGATTATTTAGGCAAAGTGGTgtttgacatgaatgaagtgcCTACAAGGGTTCCACCTGACAGCCCTTTGGCACCTCAGTGGTATAGATTAGAGGATCGACGCGGAGAGAGCAAAGTCAGGGGAGAGGTGATGCTTGCAGTGTGGATGGGAACCCAAGCAGACGAAGCCTTTTCAGAAGCATGGCATGCAGATGCTGCTTTAGTTCACGGAGAAGGTGTTCATAGTGTCAGATCAAAGGTATATGTTTCACCTAAATTGTGGTACCTGAGAGTCAATATCATTGAATCACAAGATGTAGAATCTCTGGACAAAACCCAACCACCACAGGTATTTGTTAAGGCTCAAGTTGGGAAGCAAGTACTAAAGACCAAAGTATGCCAAACACGAACAACTAATCCATTCTGGAATGAAGACCTATTATTTGTGGCGGCAGAGCCTTTTGAGGAGCAATTGGTGCTTACCGTTGAATGCAAAGCCGGACCTTCCAAAGATGAGATAGCCGGGAGGTTAGTCTTGCCACTTAACACATTTGAGAAGCGATTGGATCACCGGCCAGTTCATTCTCGCTGGTTCAATCTTGAAAGGTTCGGGTTTGGAGTTTTAGAGGGAGATAGGAGACATGAACGCAAGTTTTCAACAAGAATTCATCTCAGGGCCTGTCTTGAAGGTGGATACCACGTATTAGATGAATCAACAATGTACATCAGTGATCAGAGACCAACAGCTAGGCAGTTGTGGAAGCAACCAGTGGGAATCCTGGAAGTAGGAATCTTGAGTGCACAGGGGCTTGTCCCTATAAAAGCTAAGGATGGTAGAAAGACGACAGATGCTTACTGTGTGGCTAAATATGGATTGAAGTGGGTAAGAACAAGAACCATACTTGATAACTTGAGTCCCAAATGGAACGAACAATACACGTGGGAGGTGTATGACCCATGCACGGTGATTACATTGGGTGTATTTGATAACGGCCACCTAGGAGCTGAGAACTCGGGGAAGGACTCCAGAATTGGTAAGGTAAGGATCAGATTATCAACACTGGAAACTGATAGAATTTATACAATGTCTTACCCACTTCTTGTTCTGCAACCATCTGGAGTGAAGAAGATGGGTGAACTTCAACTGGCTTTTAGATTTACTTGTTTGTCTCTTGCAAACATCATATATCTATATGGCCATCCCTTGCTCCCAAAGATGCATTATCTACACCCTTTCACAGTTAACCAAGTGGACAGTTTGAGATATCAGGCCATGAATATTGTAGCTGTGAGGCTTGGACGAGCCGAGCCACCACTGCATAAAGAGGTTGTGGAGTACATGCTGGATGTGGACTCCCACATGTGGAGCATGAGAAGAAGTAAAGCTAACTTCTTCAGAATTGTGTCTCTCTTCTCAGGTCTAATTTCAATGAGCAAATGGCTTGGAGAAGTTTGCAAATGGAAGAACCCTATTACCACTGTTCTTGTTCATCTTCTCTTTTGCATATTGATCTGCTACCCAGAGTTAATACTACCAACCATGTTCCTTTATATGTTTCTAATTGGAATATGGAACCACCGTTCAAGACCGAGGCAGCCTCAACATATGGACACAAAACTATCTTGGGCTGAAGCTGTTATCTCAGATGAACTAGATGAAGAGTTTGACACTTTCCCAACATCCAAGCCTGAGAATACAGTTAAAATGAGGTATGATAGACTTCGCAGTGTGGCTGGTAGAATTCAAACAGTTATAGGAGACATGGCAACTCAAGGTGAGAGATTCCAGGCTCTACTTAGTTGGAGAGATCCCAGGGCAACCAGCCTCTTCATAGTCTTCTGTCTTATTGCAGCAGTTATACTGTATGTCACACCTTTCAAAATCATAGCACTGCTAGCAGCTCTGCTTTACCTTAGGCACCCAAAATTCAGGAGTAAAATGCCTTCACCACCATGCAATTTCTTTCGGAGATTACCAGCTCGAGCTGATAGCATGCTCTGA